One Micromonospora eburnea genomic region harbors:
- a CDS encoding class I SAM-dependent methyltransferase: MPQITGDQRVQSEVLEGLATAVNHRTWFVELAVPYLGDNPIEIGSGLGDYALAWSERVPRFTATEADPDRLVRLKERLADHPTIEVRQMLLPHSDRGDHSAAVSYNVLEHIEDHVSALRSMRDLVRPGGAVIIIVPAFQFAMSPADIATGHVRRYTKRSLAAAMTEAGLTVEKIHYANALGLIGYFMATKVFRLMPKEGPMVKIYDTLVLPATKAAEQRLRPPFGQSVFAVARVPS; this comes from the coding sequence ATGCCACAGATCACTGGGGATCAGCGCGTCCAGTCGGAGGTGCTGGAAGGCCTGGCGACGGCAGTCAACCACCGCACATGGTTCGTCGAGTTGGCGGTGCCCTACCTCGGTGACAACCCGATCGAGATCGGCAGCGGCCTGGGGGACTACGCGCTGGCCTGGTCGGAGCGAGTGCCCCGATTCACCGCCACGGAGGCGGACCCGGACCGGCTGGTCCGGCTCAAGGAACGGCTGGCCGACCATCCCACCATCGAGGTCCGGCAGATGCTGCTGCCGCACTCCGATCGCGGCGACCACAGCGCGGCCGTGTCGTACAACGTGCTGGAGCACATCGAGGACCACGTGAGCGCCCTGCGCAGCATGCGTGACCTGGTCCGGCCCGGCGGGGCAGTGATCATCATCGTGCCGGCGTTCCAGTTCGCGATGAGCCCGGCGGACATCGCCACGGGGCACGTCCGGCGCTACACGAAGCGGAGCCTCGCCGCCGCGATGACCGAGGCCGGCCTCACCGTGGAGAAGATCCACTACGCCAACGCGCTGGGTCTGATCGGCTACTTCATGGCCACCAAGGTCTTCCGGCTGATGCCGAAGGAGGGCCCCATGGTCAAGATCTACGACACCCTGGTCCTGCCCGCCACCAAGGCGGCCGAGCAGCGCCTGCGCCCGCCGTTCGGCCAGTCCGTCTTCGCGGTCGCCCGCGTCCCGTCCTGA
- a CDS encoding YbhB/YbcL family Raf kinase inhibitor-like protein produces MTLERPIAPDPYELLPTVPSFALTSDDVRNGEPMDAPYAHGSAGGENVSPQLSWSGYPEETRSFVVTCFDPDAPTGSGFWHWVLVNVPASVTELPRGVKEGDLGGAFSVRNDYGDTGYGGAAPPAGDRPHRYVFAVHALDVERLDIDPGASPAYVGFNLAFHTLARAVIRPTYQVQG; encoded by the coding sequence ATGACCCTGGAACGACCGATCGCCCCGGACCCGTACGAGCTGCTGCCGACGGTGCCGTCGTTCGCACTGACCAGCGATGACGTACGCAACGGCGAGCCGATGGACGCGCCGTACGCGCACGGCAGCGCCGGTGGCGAGAACGTCTCCCCGCAGCTGTCCTGGTCGGGCTACCCGGAGGAGACCAGGAGCTTCGTGGTGACCTGCTTCGACCCGGACGCCCCGACCGGCAGCGGCTTCTGGCACTGGGTGCTGGTGAACGTCCCCGCGTCGGTGACCGAGCTGCCTCGCGGGGTGAAGGAAGGCGACCTCGGCGGCGCCTTCAGCGTCCGCAACGACTACGGCGACACCGGCTACGGCGGGGCGGCGCCGCCGGCCGGCGACCGTCCGCACCGCTACGTCTTCGCGGTGCACGCGCTGGACGTGGAGCGCCTCGACATCGACCCGGGTGCCAGCCCGGCCTACGTCGGCTTCAACCTGGCGTTCCACACCCTGGCCCGGGCGGTCATCCGCCCGACGTACCAGGTCCAGGGCTGA